From a region of the Besnoitia besnoiti strain Bb-Ger1 chromosome I, whole genome shotgun sequence genome:
- a CDS encoding rhoptry neck protein RON10 (encoded by transcript BESB_002170) gives MPEVDSVLGIKHGYLAPRTCRSQILFCPGVMAIVSFSLWTILFFVPAVTPHRADGAIVSGDKGRHETYFAGRRPESLVWGAAGNLHEGRHVLPHVQASAESVELPSFIETGAEPSRGGLWSGLKQYVELGTSEERSPVRNGEEAKNEQTQEVPPEESARRAEASPSEAERSEDGTGNGETAGDNQQGRGEDRQSRGQSEQLFKKETGTESAEYHRLAQKELREARAGFVKQTGGTPEEYGETGDFPSLCGAWQTVPSSPHFASNTKSSRYSEDDASLLSEQSNAGDPLPYPTCQWLPRRGIHISERRTYGFEPNVVDIERLEFHSKEGCLPNQLAKIWLYSGFWQPKSAATDPKTKAEEMTVQLSWMSVEVQMDVNAVSHAQHLMQPAAISGTPTAKEKQCWEEGDRLWLPPVKQMHLDLRDICTEAQGNILYSQPVPPEFMIVPQEIPVSHEVLAKRLKRRLRRRLTAMQAKHGKQANLWQEESLKEEAEKAIETKWTDAIEKRFVTRWRDYLVQQNLWTEKVCQWQLLRESCLVPPPLAGQSKNEHVSKEEKKKMKEDSLCYIPMVRHSLSREEGIDYLEVPLFPFTKEAEHVRMRKVGGCNPHLKVSLQHGKDAEKLAEEQQRHTAREELASVTVVSKTIRPHEQTSSAAAAEREETTAVPAVSGEKEVKKHEQAEAQSGATQEKKAENAPAEETEKPNVTESGSKEEPETKTEPAEADHPEVEAPVPEEAAVSEQAAGASAGAEEAPNPSPPAGESPSSAAVQSSEEQPAAAPAAAEATQTSSEEETSAKAAEASQPEAAAPVATEASAQEAPPDQGSHTDGKGRGESPHAEEVSAPEEGSKPSGNEASEPEKATRTGEDEASGEEAPSSDGVPEEEEGGVEESSPAEEESSAEEDA, from the exons ATGCCCGAAGTTGATTCGGTCCTCGGTATAAAACATGGCTATCTTGCGCCGCGCACTTGCCGGTCCCAGATCCTTTTCTGTCCTGGGGTCATGGCCAttgtttctttttctctctggaCTATCCTCTTTTTCGTTCCAGCCGTGACTCCGCACAGAGCCGATGGAGCAATCGTTTCAGGGGACAAGGGCCGCCACGAGACCTATTTCGCAGGTCGACGGCCTGAGTCGCTAGTCTGGGGAGCTGCAGGTAATCTCCACGAAG GTCGCCATGTTCTTCCACACGTCCAGGCATCCGCGGAGTCAGTTGAGTTGCCATCCTTTATTGAGACTGGAGCCGAGCCTTCACGCGGTGGGCTGTGGTCTGGCCTCAAGCAATATGTCGAGCTGGGGACCAGTGAAGAGCGAAGCCCGGTTAGAAACGGTGAAGAAGCCAAGAACGAGCAGACTCAGGAGGTGCCTCCTGAAGAGAGCGCCCGCCGTGCAGAAGCCAGCCCGTCAGAGGCAGAGCGGTCCGAAGACGGCACAGGAAATGGAGAAACGGCGGGCGACAACCAACAGGGGCGTGGAGAGGACCGACAGAGTCGCGGTCAATCAGAGCAGTTATTCAAAAAGGAAACGGGGACGGAATCCGCCGAGTACCACCGACTGGCGCAGAAGGAACTGCGCGAGGCCAGAGCTGGCTTTGTGAAGCAAACGGGAGGCACCCCCGAGGAGTATGGAGAGACAGGGGACTTTCCTTCCCTCTGTGGAGCCTGGCAG ACCGTACCGTCGTCACCTCATTTCGCTTCGAATACAAAGTCCAGCCGCtacagcgaggacgacgccagCCTCTTGAGCGAGCAGTCGAACGCAGGCGATCCACTACCGTATCCCACTTGCCAGTGGCTTCCTCGGCGGGGAATTCACATTTCGGAAAGACGTACTTACGGCTTTGAGCCTAATGTTGTGGACATCGAGAGGCTGGAATTCCATTCCAAAGAGGGGTGTCTGCCGAATCAGTTGGCGAAGA TTTGGCTCTACTCGGGTTTCTGGCAGCCAAAGTCCGCGGCGACAGATCCCAAGACGAAAGCAGAGGAGATGACGGTACAG CTTTCCTGGATGAGCGTGGAAGTTCAGATGGACGTGAACGCTGTCTCGCATGCCCAACACTTGATGCAGCCGGCGGCCATTTCGGGTACGCCGACTGCAAAGGAGAAGCAATGctgggaagaaggcgaccgACTGTGGCTGCCACCAGTTAAGCAGATGCACTTGGATCTCCGAGACATCTGTACCGAAGCCCAAGGAAATATTCTTTACTCTCAGCCTGTCCCGCCCGAGTTCATGATCGTGCCGCAGGAAATTCCTGTGAGCCACGAAGTGTTGGCGAAACGCCTCAAGCGCCGACTCCGCAGACGGCTGACTGCCATGCAAGCCAAGCACGGAAAGCAAGCCAATCTGTGGCAAGAGGAGTCTCTCAAAGAGGAGGCTGAAAAGGCGATCGAAACGAAGTGGACCGATGCCATCGAAAAACGATTTGTCACCCGCTGGAGAGACTATCTAGTCCAACAAAACCTCTGGACAGA AAAAGTCTGCCAGTGGCAGTTGCTCCGAGAGAGTTGCCtggtgccgccgcctctggcgggTCAATCGAAGAATGAGCACGTTTCTaaggaagagaaaaagaaaatgAAAGAAGACTCTCTGTGCTACATCCCGATGGTGCGGCACTCTCTCAGTCGAGAGGAGGGCATCGATTACCTTGAAGTACCGCTTTTCCCCTTCACCAAGGAGGCCGAGCATG TGCGAATGCGCAAGGTAGGAGGCTGCAACCCGCATCTGAAGGTCAGCTTGCAGCATGGAAAGGATGCCGAAAAATTAGCAGAGGAGCAACAGCGCCACAcggcgcgagaagagctCGCCTCAGTCACAGTCGTCTCGAAAACAATCCGTCCGCACGAGCAGACGtcctcagcagctgccgccgagaGGGAGGAAACCACAGCGGTGCCCGCTGTAAGCGGTGAAAAAGAAGTGAAGAAGCACGAACAGGCCGAAGCCCAGTCTGGAGCAACacaggagaagaaagctgaGAACGCTCCTGCAGAGGAAACTGAGAAGCCGAACGTAACTGAGTCTGGTAGTAAAGAGGAGCCAGAGACCAAAACAGAGCCTGCAGAAGCGGATCACCCAGAGGTGGAAGCCCCGGTTCCTGAGGAGGCTGCTGTGAGTGAACAAGCAGCGGGTGCTTCAGCgggagcggaggaggcgccaaATCCCTCTCCTCCCGCTGGGGAATCCCCATCCTCTGCCGCAGTTCAGTCATCGGAGGAACaaccggccgccgcgcccgcggctgcagaggccacgCAGACGAGCTCTGAGGAGGAAACTTCAGCAAAGGCTGCCGAAGCTAGTCAAccagaggctgcggcgccggtaGCAACAGAGGCGTCGGCTCAGGAAGCTCCACCTGATCAAGGCTCGCATACTGATGGCAAGGGCAGGGGAGAATCTCCCCATGCTGAAGAGGTATCCGCGCCAGAGGAAGGCTCTAAACCCTCGGGTAACGAGGCTAGTGAGCCTGAAAAAGCAACGCGGacgggagaagacgaggcctCGGGTGAAGAGGCTCCGTCAAGTGACGGGGTtcctgaggaggaagaaggaggcgtGGAAGAGTCGTCgccagcggaagaagaatCTTCGGCTGAAGAGGATGCATAG